In Nitrospira sp., the following are encoded in one genomic region:
- a CDS encoding J domain-containing protein: MPFSTAKFVKFRSGMQQRIGSLRLKTEDSLECAVDTMMEDRVDGFFQVEQGLEEIIKSLVEIEEELEAIRDLAGAMRLESRLEFVEERWDEFDSEIRERPRRRRKRVSLADMLKAAGGTGQLSQNPRAVNNAVDAYAIMGVEFGSSLADVTAAFRTKAKQLHPDANSGDRSAEPELRRMLEAYQFLKEYLSLSNTEPMPPPDRRYSPSE; encoded by the coding sequence ATGCCGTTCTCAACCGCGAAATTTGTGAAATTCCGAAGCGGGATGCAGCAACGCATCGGTTCACTGCGTTTAAAGACGGAGGACAGCTTGGAATGTGCCGTCGATACGATGATGGAAGATCGTGTGGACGGGTTCTTTCAGGTGGAGCAGGGACTCGAGGAAATCATCAAGTCCCTCGTCGAAATCGAGGAAGAGTTGGAGGCGATTCGAGATTTGGCCGGAGCCATGCGGTTGGAGTCCCGGCTGGAGTTCGTCGAAGAGCGTTGGGATGAATTCGACAGCGAAATTCGCGAACGCCCGCGACGACGTCGCAAACGAGTCAGTCTCGCCGATATGCTCAAAGCCGCCGGTGGAACAGGACAGCTGTCCCAGAATCCCCGTGCCGTGAATAACGCGGTGGATGCCTATGCGATCATGGGTGTGGAATTCGGCAGCTCTCTCGCCGACGTCACCGCAGCGTTCCGAACCAAGGCGAAGCAACTCCATCCTGACGCGAACAGCGGCGATCGCAGTGCTGAACCGGAGCTCCGGCGCATGTTGGAAGCCTATCAGTTTCTGAAGGAATACCTCAGTCTCAGTAATACGGAACCCATGCCTCCTCCGGATCGCCGCTATAGCCCATCTGAGTAA
- the rnd gene encoding ribonuclease D translates to MPTPHQYITSAATLNELCAQLRDSPRLALDTEFVGEESFVPKLELIQVATDHTAAIIDFPAVLSREAFDGFWEIVCDSRIQKVVHAGRQDLDLFAVHAGQIPKPFFDTQIAAALVGFGPQVAYANLVQRVHGRRLDKAHTFTNWSARPLSQDQLAYALEDVTFLLAIHDHLHSRLSKLGRLQWAQEEFSRLEGVVGETRREPQERYQRIRGWDQLKPNAAAVLRELAAWREGEAKRRNVPRSRIVRDEVLLQLARHPPRRQDELRNVRGLHASEVDRNGESILATIHMAIALPPSAWPVLPKARKSEPESNGLVELLQAIVKARATEEEIAPTLLATSADLQELVDAKTNRSTPDLPLLKGWRRILVGELLLDALNGKVAFTVDPHSRTIRWSLSAPTTNG, encoded by the coding sequence ATGCCCACCCCACATCAGTACATCACGAGCGCGGCCACACTCAACGAATTGTGCGCGCAACTGCGGGACAGCCCGCGCCTGGCGCTCGATACGGAATTCGTGGGCGAGGAGAGTTTTGTGCCGAAGCTCGAACTCATTCAAGTCGCCACCGACCACACTGCGGCCATTATCGATTTTCCAGCCGTCCTCTCAAGAGAAGCCTTCGATGGGTTCTGGGAGATTGTCTGCGATTCGAGGATTCAGAAGGTCGTACATGCGGGGCGGCAAGATCTGGATCTCTTCGCAGTCCACGCTGGGCAAATCCCCAAACCATTCTTCGACACCCAGATTGCAGCGGCGCTGGTCGGCTTCGGCCCTCAGGTCGCCTATGCCAACCTTGTGCAACGGGTGCATGGAAGAAGGCTGGACAAAGCCCATACCTTTACGAATTGGAGTGCCCGCCCCTTGTCCCAAGATCAACTGGCCTACGCGCTGGAGGATGTGACGTTTTTGTTGGCCATCCATGACCATTTGCACAGCCGACTGTCGAAGCTTGGAAGGCTTCAGTGGGCTCAGGAAGAGTTCTCTCGCCTTGAGGGTGTCGTGGGCGAGACTCGTCGCGAGCCACAAGAACGGTATCAACGCATCAGAGGATGGGATCAGCTGAAGCCGAACGCGGCTGCCGTACTTCGGGAACTTGCAGCCTGGCGCGAGGGGGAAGCGAAAAGGAGGAATGTGCCTCGGAGCCGGATCGTCCGGGATGAAGTGCTGCTTCAGCTGGCGCGGCATCCTCCGCGGCGCCAGGATGAGTTGCGCAACGTCAGAGGTCTCCACGCTTCAGAAGTAGACCGCAATGGAGAGTCGATCCTTGCCACGATTCACATGGCGATTGCGCTTCCCCCCTCGGCGTGGCCGGTGCTTCCGAAAGCACGAAAATCTGAACCGGAATCGAACGGACTCGTCGAATTGCTTCAGGCGATCGTGAAGGCTCGCGCCACGGAGGAAGAGATTGCCCCGACCCTGTTGGCGACGAGCGCCGATCTCCAGGAATTGGTCGATGCCAAGACGAATCGGTCAACGCCGGATCTCCCACTCCTGAAGGGATGGAGACGAATCTTGGTAGGTGAGCTCCTGCTTGACGCGCTGAACGGAAAGGTCGCCTTCACCGTTGATCCACACAGCAGGACGATTCGGTGGTCTCTGTCCGCGCCGACCACCAATGGCTAG
- a CDS encoding citrate synthase — MPHDFMPGLAGVPAATSSISDVDGQRGVLEYRGIRVETLCSNSSYLETAYLLLFGQLPSATEFQRWVTDVTHHRRIKFRIIDLLKSLPEQGHPMDALQAAVAALGMFYPGRNVKDVQNNYWSAVRLIAKLPTIVAAWARLRHGDAPIMPRDDLGFSENFFYMLTESVVPLLWDEIFDDCLILHAEHTMNASTFTGLVTASTLADPYTVVASSIGALKGPLHGGANEEVVVMLQEIGTLDKARLYVEHALQNKKKLMGFGHRVYKVKDPRATVLQELCRRLFKECGSSPLYEIALEVEAAAGTMLKDKDIYPNVDFYSGIIYDKMGIDVDLFTPLFAMSRVSGWLAHWLEQLRENKLFRPDQIYSGEHNRPYVPIDQR, encoded by the coding sequence ATGCCACATGATTTCATGCCGGGATTAGCCGGAGTCCCGGCTGCTACCTCATCGATCAGCGATGTCGATGGTCAACGCGGCGTTCTGGAATACCGCGGGATTCGAGTCGAAACACTGTGTTCGAATTCCTCGTACCTGGAAACGGCGTATCTGCTTCTTTTCGGACAGCTTCCTTCAGCGACTGAATTCCAACGGTGGGTCACCGACGTCACCCATCATCGGCGCATCAAATTTCGCATCATCGATTTGTTGAAAAGTTTGCCGGAACAGGGTCATCCCATGGATGCGCTCCAGGCGGCAGTGGCGGCGCTCGGCATGTTTTATCCGGGCCGCAACGTCAAGGACGTCCAGAACAATTATTGGAGCGCGGTGCGACTGATCGCCAAATTGCCGACGATCGTGGCGGCCTGGGCAAGGCTTCGCCATGGCGATGCTCCGATCATGCCGCGCGACGATCTGGGGTTCAGCGAGAACTTCTTCTATATGCTGACGGAATCTGTCGTCCCTCTCTTGTGGGACGAAATATTCGATGATTGCCTCATCCTCCATGCCGAACACACCATGAACGCGTCCACCTTTACGGGACTGGTCACGGCATCAACCCTGGCCGATCCCTATACCGTCGTGGCCTCGTCGATCGGCGCTTTGAAGGGTCCCTTGCACGGTGGCGCGAATGAAGAAGTGGTGGTGATGCTCCAAGAGATTGGAACTCTCGATAAGGCGCGGCTGTATGTTGAGCATGCCCTGCAGAACAAGAAAAAACTGATGGGGTTCGGCCATCGCGTCTACAAGGTCAAAGATCCTCGTGCCACCGTACTGCAGGAACTCTGTCGGCGCCTTTTCAAAGAATGCGGAAGCTCGCCCCTGTATGAAATCGCATTGGAAGTGGAGGCGGCGGCCGGAACAATGCTGAAGGACAAGGACATCTATCCCAATGTCGATTTCTACTCGGGAATTATTTACGACAAGATGGGTATCGATGTCGATCTCTTTACTCCGCTCTTTGCCATGTCGCGCGTGTCGGGCTGGTTGGCCCATTGGCTGGAGCAGTTGCGCGAAAACAAGCTGTTCAGGCCGGACCAGATCTACTCCGGCGAGCATAACCGGCCGTACGTGCCCATTGATCAGCGATAA
- a CDS encoding PilZ domain-containing protein — protein MYQRRCARYPVHFRSSLSTPEIPEGTGTAIDLSIRGCRVQSFIPVLVGIRMKLSIDVPEPMTTIEVEQAVVRWVSSQEFGIEFASISPEQFERLTKIIQQLPSVPDRG, from the coding sequence ATGTATCAGCGTCGCTGCGCCAGGTACCCGGTGCATTTTCGAAGCAGCTTATCAACGCCGGAAATTCCAGAAGGGACAGGAACAGCCATAGACCTGTCTATCCGAGGCTGTCGAGTCCAAAGCTTCATTCCCGTACTGGTTGGAATACGCATGAAGCTTTCTATCGATGTCCCGGAACCCATGACGACCATCGAGGTGGAGCAGGCGGTTGTCCGCTGGGTGTCCAGTCAAGAATTTGGAATCGAATTTGCCTCCATCTCTCCAGAACAGTTTGAGCGGTTGACAAAAATCATTCAGCAGCTTCCTTCTGTCCCTGATCGAGGATAG
- a CDS encoding aldo/keto reductase, translated as MSSTPEKRTPNRLIHETSPYLLQHAYNPVDWYPWGPEALQLAKEKNRPILLSIGYSACHWCHVMERESFENETIAELMNRWFICIKVDREERPDLDEIYMAATVTMNQGQGGWPMTVFLTPAQEPFFAGTYFPPEDRWGRPGFGNILKQIADYWDTRPSEVLEQAKELTAQLQGLRQLPSPISISESVLEDAVGQFKDEFDETHGGFGTAPKFPPAMGLSFLLRSHRRSGNPHTLTMVTKTLDMMAAGGIYDHIGGGFARYSTDARWLVPHFEKMLYDNALLARVYVEAYQVTKKPLYRQVATEVLDYVRREMTGPEGGFYSSTDADSEGVEGKFFVWTPAEVRNVLKHDEDARRFCALYDITESGNWEHTNIPNRLRPLEDIAKQLNLTRDELMEIASRAKPQLYEARRHRVPPGLDDKVITAWNGMMLSAMAEAARVFGQAKYLESAQRTADFLLRSHAKPDGRLLRTSRGDRAHLDAYLEDYAYLTEGLVDLYEAGSTESYLQAAGRLAEYLISDFMDQEQGGFFTTARHHESLILRHRDGMDGATPSANAVSASALARLSFHFDREDWHRAAAAAVRAYGRQIARYPRAFAKSLAVVDFLTEGPVELALVGDSPQDNVHALRDAVARCYLPNRILATGSQGQPTSLPLLRDRPAIAGQPTLYICRNYTCRQPITDSRSVEAALQADQTASTDRGTEPRLLRGTSISGSATAQGTATYASRVMARTGEAGSANGFTMLGATGLTTTRLGFGTYRVDMQNSQYREALKMALRSSCNLIDTSTNYTDGDSERLVGSVLAELVASGEVRRDEITVVSKIGYLQGQNLKLAEAKERSGRPYPELVKYGDGIWHCIHPEFLADQLTLSLDRLGLATLDICLLHNPEYFLLEAAHRGGDSLENLRDAFYARIERAFVYFETQIRAGRIKYYGVSSNTATSPADNPDATSLSLMIQAAEAAAKSVGASTHHFLVLQCPMNLFESGAAVAANTGRSGSQTVLEYARRKNIAVLVNRPLNAMLSHNRMLRLADLPLEDPPLDVDQQLSKVGALEQEYRTSLSPTIPASGTGTAPADYFTWSAELRRIHGQIQGIEHWEQIEHQMIAPHTNHVLQLLSRQLSGDVAEQWERWRQRYIPELLTLLRGFRREATLRSQAQTDRVAQRIDPLVPTSHRTASLSQKMLWLLTSTPGVTCVLNGMRVPEYVEDSLAVLKWEPITDTRLIYEAAMTLPRQ; from the coding sequence ATGTCATCCACTCCTGAGAAACGCACTCCCAATCGACTCATTCACGAAACCAGTCCTTACCTGCTCCAACATGCCTATAACCCCGTAGACTGGTACCCTTGGGGACCGGAAGCCTTGCAGCTGGCCAAAGAAAAGAATCGCCCGATCCTGCTCTCGATCGGCTATTCCGCCTGCCACTGGTGCCATGTCATGGAACGGGAGTCGTTTGAAAACGAGACCATTGCCGAGCTCATGAATCGATGGTTTATCTGTATTAAAGTCGACCGGGAAGAACGGCCCGATCTCGATGAGATTTACATGGCCGCCACGGTCACGATGAATCAGGGTCAAGGCGGTTGGCCCATGACGGTGTTTCTGACGCCCGCACAAGAGCCGTTTTTCGCAGGCACGTATTTTCCTCCTGAAGATCGGTGGGGACGGCCTGGCTTCGGCAATATTCTAAAGCAGATTGCGGACTATTGGGACACACGCCCATCGGAAGTCCTGGAACAGGCCAAAGAGCTGACGGCCCAGTTGCAAGGCTTGAGACAACTCCCCTCTCCCATCTCCATCAGCGAATCGGTGCTCGAAGACGCCGTCGGCCAGTTCAAGGACGAGTTCGACGAAACGCATGGTGGATTCGGAACAGCACCCAAGTTTCCCCCGGCCATGGGCTTGTCGTTCTTACTCCGCAGCCACCGACGCTCTGGCAATCCCCACACGCTCACGATGGTGACCAAAACCCTCGACATGATGGCGGCCGGGGGAATCTACGACCACATCGGCGGTGGTTTTGCGCGCTATTCGACCGATGCCCGCTGGCTGGTGCCGCATTTTGAAAAAATGCTCTATGACAACGCGCTTCTGGCACGGGTGTATGTCGAGGCCTATCAAGTCACCAAGAAGCCGCTCTATCGCCAGGTGGCCACCGAAGTGCTCGACTATGTGCGCCGGGAAATGACAGGACCTGAAGGCGGCTTTTACTCATCGACGGATGCCGACTCTGAAGGTGTCGAAGGAAAGTTCTTTGTGTGGACTCCGGCCGAAGTGCGAAACGTACTCAAGCACGACGAAGACGCACGGAGATTTTGTGCGCTCTACGACATCACGGAATCAGGGAATTGGGAACACACGAACATCCCCAATCGACTGCGACCTCTCGAAGACATAGCCAAACAGCTGAATCTGACGAGGGACGAGTTGATGGAGATCGCATCTCGTGCGAAGCCCCAGTTGTACGAAGCACGCCGACATCGCGTCCCTCCCGGACTGGACGACAAGGTGATCACCGCATGGAACGGCATGATGCTGTCTGCCATGGCCGAGGCAGCCCGAGTGTTTGGACAGGCCAAGTATCTCGAAAGCGCTCAACGGACGGCCGATTTTCTGCTGCGCAGTCACGCCAAACCGGACGGCCGATTGCTGCGCACATCACGCGGCGATCGCGCCCATCTCGACGCCTACCTTGAAGATTATGCGTACCTGACCGAGGGCTTGGTGGATCTGTACGAAGCCGGTTCCACGGAGTCGTACCTGCAGGCCGCCGGCCGGCTGGCGGAGTACTTGATCAGCGACTTTATGGATCAGGAACAGGGCGGGTTTTTCACGACCGCACGACACCATGAATCCCTCATTCTCCGACACCGGGACGGCATGGATGGAGCCACGCCCAGCGCAAACGCCGTCTCCGCTTCAGCACTGGCCCGACTGTCTTTCCACTTTGACCGCGAAGATTGGCACCGCGCCGCGGCTGCTGCCGTACGCGCCTATGGTCGGCAAATAGCCCGTTACCCTCGCGCGTTCGCCAAGAGTCTGGCCGTGGTGGATTTTCTGACCGAAGGACCGGTGGAATTGGCCCTCGTGGGTGATAGCCCACAGGACAATGTTCACGCCCTCCGTGATGCGGTGGCGCGCTGTTACCTTCCCAACCGCATCCTGGCGACTGGTTCGCAGGGGCAACCAACTTCCCTTCCCCTCTTACGAGATAGGCCGGCCATTGCCGGACAACCGACACTCTACATCTGTCGGAATTACACATGCCGGCAACCGATCACCGATTCTCGTTCCGTCGAAGCAGCGTTGCAGGCAGACCAGACTGCATCGACGGATCGAGGAACCGAACCAAGGTTGCTGCGGGGCACCAGTATCTCAGGAAGCGCGACGGCCCAGGGTACGGCGACCTATGCGTCTCGGGTAATGGCACGGACAGGCGAGGCAGGCTCGGCAAACGGCTTTACAATGCTCGGTGCAACCGGCTTGACCACGACCAGGTTAGGGTTCGGAACATATCGGGTTGATATGCAGAATTCTCAATACCGCGAAGCGTTGAAAATGGCGTTGCGATCGTCTTGCAATCTCATCGACACCTCGACGAATTACACCGACGGCGACAGCGAACGGTTGGTGGGGTCTGTGCTGGCCGAGCTTGTTGCCTCGGGTGAGGTTCGCCGTGACGAAATCACCGTCGTCTCCAAAATCGGGTATCTCCAGGGACAGAATCTCAAACTTGCCGAAGCCAAGGAACGGTCCGGCCGTCCCTACCCCGAACTGGTGAAGTATGGGGACGGTATTTGGCATTGCATTCATCCGGAATTCTTGGCGGACCAGCTGACGCTGTCCTTGGATCGGCTTGGACTTGCGACGCTCGATATCTGTCTTTTGCACAATCCGGAATATTTCCTGTTGGAGGCGGCGCATCGTGGAGGCGACAGCCTGGAGAACCTTCGTGACGCCTTCTATGCCCGGATCGAGCGGGCGTTCGTCTACTTCGAAACGCAAATTAGGGCAGGGCGAATCAAATATTACGGTGTATCATCCAACACGGCTACGTCTCCTGCCGATAATCCGGACGCCACCTCTCTGTCGCTGATGATCCAAGCGGCCGAAGCCGCCGCCAAATCCGTAGGAGCTTCGACTCATCACTTTCTAGTCCTTCAATGCCCGATGAATCTCTTCGAATCCGGAGCCGCCGTTGCCGCCAATACTGGACGGTCCGGCTCTCAGACCGTCCTTGAGTATGCACGGCGGAAGAACATCGCCGTCTTGGTGAATCGACCATTGAATGCGATGTTGTCTCACAACAGAATGCTGCGACTGGCGGATCTCCCGCTCGAAGACCCGCCTCTCGACGTCGATCAACAGCTGAGCAAGGTCGGCGCGCTCGAACAGGAATACCGTACTTCCCTCTCGCCGACTATCCCAGCCTCCGGAACAGGGACGGCCCCGGCCGATTACTTCACTTGGTCTGCCGAACTGCGCCGTATTCATGGGCAAATACAGGGGATCGAACATTGGGAACAAATTGAGCATCAGATGATCGCCCCACACACCAACCACGTCTTACAGTTGCTCTCGCGCCAGCTTTCCGGAGACGTGGCCGAACAATGGGAACGCTGGCGGCAACGCTACATTCCGGAGCTGCTGACTCTGCTGCGAGGGTTCCGGCGCGAAGCCACCTTGCGCAGCCAAGCGCAGACCGATCGCGTCGCTCAAAGGATCGACCCGCTCGTGCCGACTTCACATCGCACCGCTTCACTGTCACAAAAAATGTTGTGGCTGCTCACGAGTACGCCCGGAGTCACCTGCGTGTTAAACGGCATGCGCGTGCCAGAATACGTTGAGGATTCGTTGGCAGTCTTAAAATGGGAACCGATCACAGATACCCGGCTGATCTATGAAGCAGCGATGACGCTTCCTCGCCAATGA
- a CDS encoding ankyrin repeat domain-containing protein, translating to MAKATVHLSMSCVWYFGLSALCTLTLVSGCGTTSEEKLRLAAAEGNVLRVETFLGQGINPQAADERGVTPLFLAAQHGHRDVAALLLKQGAAMNHARQDGVAPIFIAAQEGQRDVVALLLEKGADVNTQARIGGVTLLHIGAYRGDQELITLLLQHGADKNARMSSGERPVDLADKQGHQSLIPLLEP from the coding sequence ATGGCAAAAGCTACGGTCCATCTATCGATGAGTTGTGTATGGTATTTCGGCCTGTCAGCCCTCTGTACGCTCACTCTCGTGAGCGGCTGTGGCACAACCTCGGAAGAGAAACTCCGACTGGCCGCAGCGGAGGGAAATGTTCTCCGAGTGGAGACATTCCTGGGACAGGGAATCAACCCGCAGGCAGCCGATGAGCGCGGGGTGACTCCGCTCTTCTTGGCTGCACAGCATGGACATCGGGACGTGGCGGCACTCTTACTGAAACAAGGCGCCGCAATGAATCACGCAAGGCAGGATGGAGTCGCGCCGATTTTCATCGCGGCACAAGAAGGACAGCGAGATGTGGTGGCGCTCCTTTTGGAAAAAGGAGCGGATGTGAATACTCAGGCGCGAATCGGGGGAGTGACACTTCTGCATATTGGGGCGTACCGAGGTGATCAGGAGCTCATCACCCTTCTGCTCCAACATGGAGCGGACAAGAATGCCAGAATGTCATCAGGCGAACGCCCGGTGGATTTGGCCGATAAACAAGGCCACCAGTCGCTGATTCCACTCCTCGAACCATGA
- a CDS encoding OmpA family protein, which translates to MRQVRCIMASSLFGFTLLTVQGCAITGWWGSESGQEESAQAELIKEPAIKEIPPDDDQLTDSRTSLGMRSELLSRNATGLSDGTLGDVLFDFDQVTIRMDAMRVLEADAKQLQQDRVAGLLLEGRGDEFGTSTYNLVLGERRARNVKSYLQELGIFIDVQTTSYGKDRPLCFEYTGECRQRNRSVHFVVK; encoded by the coding sequence ATGAGACAGGTGCGCTGTATCATGGCGTCGAGCCTATTCGGCTTTACCCTTCTCACCGTACAGGGTTGCGCAATAACAGGGTGGTGGGGATCGGAATCCGGTCAAGAAGAGTCGGCACAAGCAGAGCTGATCAAGGAGCCCGCGATTAAAGAGATTCCTCCTGACGACGACCAACTGACCGACTCGCGGACAAGCCTGGGCATGCGATCAGAACTCTTGTCTCGAAACGCCACCGGCCTCTCCGATGGGACATTGGGCGACGTCCTGTTCGATTTTGATCAGGTCACCATCCGGATGGATGCGATGCGCGTCTTGGAGGCCGATGCCAAGCAACTGCAACAAGACCGAGTGGCAGGCCTCCTCCTGGAAGGACGCGGTGATGAATTCGGCACATCAACGTACAACCTCGTGTTGGGCGAGCGTCGAGCCAGGAATGTGAAATCCTACCTTCAAGAACTGGGGATCTTCATCGATGTCCAAACAACCAGTTACGGGAAAGATCGCCCGCTGTGTTTTGAGTATACCGGCGAATGCAGACAGAGAAACCGGAGCGTCCATTTCGTCGTCAAATAA
- a CDS encoding Hsp20/alpha crystallin family protein, translated as MTLVRWDPFRELEEVSDRLNRMFARPAAARTDGKETMIVADWTPSVDISETEGEYQIKAEIPDVKKEDVKVTLEDGVLTIQGERKHEKEEKGKKFHRIERSYGSFVRTFSLPDVIDDEKVKAEFKDGVLNLHLPKSEKAKPKAIEVKVA; from the coding sequence ATGACACTCGTACGATGGGATCCGTTTAGGGAGTTAGAAGAAGTTTCAGATCGGTTGAACAGAATGTTCGCTCGTCCGGCTGCGGCACGCACCGATGGGAAGGAGACCATGATCGTGGCGGACTGGACGCCGTCGGTCGATATCAGTGAGACCGAGGGCGAATACCAGATCAAGGCCGAGATTCCGGATGTGAAGAAGGAGGATGTGAAGGTTACGCTCGAGGATGGTGTGCTCACGATCCAAGGCGAGCGCAAACATGAGAAGGAAGAGAAGGGGAAGAAGTTCCATCGGATTGAGCGATCCTATGGCAGCTTCGTCCGAACCTTCTCCTTGCCCGATGTGATTGACGATGAGAAGGTCAAGGCGGAGTTCAAGGATGGAGTGCTCAATCTCCATCTGCCGAAATCGGAGAAGGCCAAACCGAAGGCCATCGAAGTCAAGGTAGCGTAA
- the arsC gene encoding arsenate reductase (glutaredoxin) (This arsenate reductase requires both glutathione and glutaredoxin to convert arsenate to arsenite, after which the efflux transporter formed by ArsA and ArsB can extrude the arsenite from the cell, providing resistance.), translated as MAEITIYHKPTCTTCRQAVQLLKDSGTPFTAVNYYERPFTKAQLKTLLKRANLSPKDVLRTKEDLYRELGLAKKQLSDDELLDLMVKHPDLIQRPIVERGDQAMLARPADSIKKLL; from the coding sequence ATGGCGGAGATCACGATCTATCACAAACCGACCTGCACCACATGTCGACAGGCCGTACAGCTGCTCAAGGACAGCGGGACCCCCTTTACAGCCGTCAACTACTACGAGCGTCCGTTTACCAAAGCTCAGCTTAAAACGCTCTTGAAGAGGGCCAATCTTTCCCCTAAGGACGTACTTCGAACTAAAGAAGACCTGTATCGTGAACTCGGCCTGGCGAAGAAACAGCTCTCGGACGATGAGCTACTCGACCTAATGGTGAAACACCCAGATCTTATTCAACGGCCGATCGTGGAGAGAGGCGACCAGGCCATGCTGGCGCGACCAGCTGACTCTATCAAGAAGCTATTGTAG
- a CDS encoding NAD-dependent malic enzyme: MREIGPYSNYRLTVRLELANKPGIFARVAALLAEEQANLGAVDIVSATKTRMVRDITFDVQSEQHGERVVARLGELPDVVVLSASDRIFLLHLGGKIRVGNKFPISTRHVLSMVYTPGVGRVSQAIAKDKSKVYTFTSKSNSVAVVSDGSAVLGLGNLGPEAALPVMEGKVMLFKELANIDAWPICLKTQEPDEIVRIIQGIAPGFGGVNLEDISAPRCFEIEQELKKSLDIPVMHDDQHGTAVVLLAALSNALRVTGKQLEQVRIVVNGLGAAGTACCRILLAAGAAHVLGCDKEGIILYGEAEQLRACRTDLRACLVPHSPKGTLRDALKGADVFIGLSVGNVVTVDDLDLMAPNRIVFALANPDPEVSPELGVSHCGIFATGRSDYPNQINNALAFPGIFRGALDVQASEINEAMKLAAAQAIAQVIPENTLSEDYIIPSVFDKDVVPRVARAVAAAARASGVARRRAKADDPSILE, encoded by the coding sequence ATGAGAGAGATCGGTCCCTACTCCAATTACCGTTTGACTGTCCGTCTGGAATTGGCGAACAAGCCGGGCATCTTTGCCAGAGTGGCGGCGCTGTTGGCGGAAGAGCAGGCCAATCTCGGCGCTGTCGATATTGTGTCGGCGACGAAGACCCGCATGGTTCGGGATATCACGTTCGATGTTCAGAGTGAGCAGCATGGCGAAAGAGTTGTCGCTCGTTTAGGCGAGTTGCCGGACGTCGTCGTGCTCTCTGCATCCGATCGAATTTTCCTCCTCCATCTTGGAGGCAAAATTCGGGTGGGGAACAAGTTCCCGATCAGTACCAGACACGTGCTCTCCATGGTGTATACACCGGGCGTCGGTCGTGTTTCTCAAGCGATCGCGAAAGACAAGTCGAAAGTCTACACCTTTACGAGCAAGAGCAATAGCGTGGCGGTCGTCTCGGACGGGTCCGCGGTGTTGGGGCTGGGCAATCTTGGTCCGGAGGCGGCCCTTCCTGTCATGGAAGGCAAGGTGATGCTCTTTAAAGAGCTGGCGAATATCGATGCCTGGCCGATCTGCCTGAAGACGCAAGAGCCGGACGAAATCGTGCGGATCATCCAAGGGATCGCGCCTGGATTCGGCGGCGTCAATTTGGAAGACATCAGCGCCCCGCGTTGCTTCGAGATCGAGCAAGAACTAAAAAAATCGCTTGATATTCCTGTGATGCATGATGACCAGCACGGCACGGCCGTGGTTCTCTTGGCAGCACTGTCGAATGCGCTGAGGGTCACGGGGAAACAGCTGGAACAGGTTCGGATCGTCGTCAATGGGCTCGGTGCCGCCGGCACGGCATGCTGTCGAATCTTGTTGGCTGCCGGCGCGGCACATGTGCTGGGATGCGACAAGGAGGGCATCATCCTGTACGGCGAAGCCGAGCAACTACGAGCCTGCCGAACCGATCTTCGCGCCTGTTTGGTGCCGCACAGTCCGAAAGGAACCTTACGGGACGCGTTGAAAGGCGCCGATGTCTTTATCGGTCTATCCGTCGGCAACGTGGTGACGGTCGACGATCTCGATCTGATGGCTCCCAATCGAATCGTCTTTGCGTTGGCCAACCCAGATCCAGAAGTTTCTCCCGAGCTTGGGGTTTCCCACTGTGGGATCTTTGCGACGGGGCGATCGGATTATCCGAATCAGATTAACAATGCACTTGCATTTCCAGGAATTTTCCGCGGTGCGCTCGATGTCCAAGCCAGCGAGATCAACGAAGCGATGAAGTTGGCCGCGGCACAGGCCATTGCCCAGGTGATTCCTGAAAATACGTTGAGTGAGGACTATATCATCCCCAGCGTGTTTGACAAGGACGTTGTCCCGCGTGTCGCGCGGGCGGTCGCTGCCGCTGCGCGCGCCAGTGGAGTGGCCAGACGACGGGCTAAGGCGGACGACCCCTCCATCCTTGAGTAA